From Vigna radiata var. radiata cultivar VC1973A unplaced genomic scaffold, Vradiata_ver6 scaffold_184, whole genome shotgun sequence, the proteins below share one genomic window:
- the LOC106778830 gene encoding uncharacterized protein LOC106778830: protein MSLGHSYCSSTCNACGRKHFRSASSSQGDGGWSKKDASLICHCGEKSVLRTAKTTKNRGKLFWGCPRYKMGSENGGCNFFKWFTDWGVEESVSCEVLEANDERLVKTFENQGVKQSFDVEKAVMGLQSWMKYLVVVVSVVFIMNMXIIAMLMGRV from the coding sequence ATGTCCTTGGGTCATTCCTATTGCTCTTCAACTTGCAATGCGTGCGGAAGGAAGCATTTCCGTTCTGCTTCGAGCTCTCAAGGAGATGGAGGTTGGAGCAAGAAAGATGCATCGCTGATATGCCATTGTGGAGAGAAGAGTGTGCTAAGGACTGCCAAAACGACGAAGAATCGAGGGAAATTGTTCTGGGGTTGCCCTAGGTATAAGATGGGCAGTGAAAATGGAGGATGCAACTTCTTCAAGTGGTTTACTGATTGGGGTGTCGAAGAAAGTGTGAGCTGTGAGGTGTTGGAAGCAAATGATGAGAGGTTGGTGAAGACTTTTGAAAACCAAGGTGTTAAGCAGAGCTTTGATGTGGAGAAAGCTGTTATGGGTCTGCAAAGTTGGATGAAATATTTGGTTGTGGTTGTTAGTGTTGTCTTTATAATGAACATGATNATAATTGCAATGCTCATGGGAAGGGTTTGA
- the LOC106778831 gene encoding wall-associated receptor kinase 3-like, whose product MSVHSKQLLLQLLLVALLIAKSKTQGISKPNCSSNCGDVTVPFPFGISDTCSLDPSFVLTCNQTSPSSHTLFLPQTNITVLNISLNGHMQISWPVASDCYADGGKLVRESFQDLNLTTFQVSSNRNRLTVVGCDTLGLMVGSDLEGKNYTTGCISLCNRLQDIETNGTCSGTGCCETSIPRGLSSFSYGSGSLFKHKHVIDFNPCGYVFLVEDGAYNFSSTDLVKFDKTTFPVAVDWVVKNQTCEDGKKEAFSYACKAENSECFHSVEASGYLCRCSNGFVGNPYLLHGCEDVNECMGSNDCVDGAKCSNSPGGYNCLCPKGFEGDGKNYGTRCTYKSTINSRKEIMLIIALSVSVGLVALLVGCFYVYWASKKRKIIKLKEQFFQQNGGLFLQQHIIKHKGSIETAKVFTIEELEEATDNFDEGKILGQGGQGTVYKGVLPDNRTVAIKKSKISDPNQIEQFINEVIVLSQINHKNVVKLLGCCLETEVPMLVYEFIPNGTIYEHLHDHNCSLKLSWKTRLRIATETAGALAYLHSATCTPIVHRDVKTTNILLDHNLIAKVSDFGASRIFPLDQSQLTTLVQGTLGYLDPEYFHTSQLTEKSDVYSFGVVLAELVTGMKALSFDRPEADRNLALYFVSSMKTGQLLNIVDNQILHDADVEQLKEVANIANRCLKVKGEERPTMKEVAVELEGLQIVGKHGWESVSSSSEETENLINSAPSVLCLESGINFAFDCLNQISTSLGSGR is encoded by the exons ATGTCTGTGCACTCTAAGCAGCTGCTGCTGCAGCTGCTTCTCGTTGCCCTGCTTATTGCAAAATCTAAAACTCAAGGCATATCAAAGCCAAACTGTTCTTCAAACTGTGGCGATGTTACCGTTCCCTTCCCCTTCGGCATCTCCGACACTTGTTCCTTAGACCCCTCATTTGTTCTTACTTGCAACCAAACCTCTCCCTCATCACACACCCTCTTCCTGCCACAAACCAATATAACTGTGCTTAACATCTCACTCAACGGCCACATGCAAATTTCATGGCCTGTAGCCAGCGACTGCTACGCCGACGGAGGCAAACTCGTGAGAGAATCATTTCAAGACCTAAACCTCACAACTTTTCAAGTCTCTTCCAACAGAAACAGGTTGACTGTAGTTGGGTGTGACACGCTTGGATTAATGGTGGGAAGCGATTTAGAGGGAAAGAACTACACCACGGGATGCATTTCCTTGTGCAACAGGCTCCAAGACATCGAAACAAACGGCACTTGTTCCGGCACCGGTTGTTGCGAGACTTCGATTCCACGCGGGTTGTCGAGTTTCTCCTACGGTTCAGGGAGTTTGTTCAAGCACAAGCATGTAATAGACTTCAACCCGTGCGGGTATGTGTTTCTGGTGGAAGATGGGGCCTACAATTTCTCCTCCACCGACCTCGTCAAGTTCGACAAAACCACGTTTCCCGTTGCGGTGGATTGGGTGGTTAAGAACCAAACGTGCGAAGATGGTAAGAAAGAGGCTTTCAGTTACGCCTGTAAGGCAGAGAACAGTGAATGTTTCCATTCAGTAGAGGCATCTGGTTACCTTTGCCGCTGCTCAAATGGTTTCGTGGGAAACCCCTATCTTCTTCATGGTTGCGAAG ATGTTAATGAATGCATGGGATCCAACGATTGCGTTGATGGGGCCAAATGCAGTAACTCTCCTGGTGGTTATAACTGTTTATGCCCAAAAGGATTTGAAGGAGATGGAAAAAATTATGGAACAAGATGCACTTACAAATCTACCATCAATTCAAGGAAAGAAATCATGCTCATAATTGCTCTGA GTGTGAGTGTAGGCCTAGTGGCACTACTTGTGGGATGCTTTTATGTGTATTGGgcatcaaagaaaagaaagatcatcaaactTAAAGAACAATTTTTTCAGCAAAATGGTGGTCTTTTCTTACAACAACACATAATCAAGCATAAAGGATCAATTGAAACGGCTAAAGTGTTCACTATAGAGGAGCTGGAAGAGGCCACCGACAACTTTGATGAAGGGAAGATTCTTGGGCAAGGTGGCCAAGGAACAGTTTACAAAGGAGTATTGCCAGACAATAGAACAGTGGCAATTAAGAAGTCTAAAATCAGTGATCCAAATCAGATTGAGCAATTCATTAACGAGGTGATTGTGCTTTCCCAAATCAATCATAAGAATGTGGTAAAACTCTTGGGTTGTTGTTTAGAGACAGAAGTTCCCATGCTTGTTTATGAATTCATTCCCAATGGTACTATTTATGAGCACCTTCATGATCATAATTGTTCTCTAAAACTTTCATGGAAAACAAGGTTGAGAATAGCAACAGAAACAGCTGGGGCCTTGGCTTATTTGCACTCAGCTACTTGTACACCAATCGTACACAGAGATGTGAAAACTACAAATATTCTTCTTGATCATAATCTGATTGCAAAGGTTTCTGATTTTGGAGCATCAAGGATTTTCCCCCTTGATCAGTCTCAACTAACCACTCTGGTGCAGGGAACATTAGGGTATCTTGATCCTGAATACTTTCACACAAGCCAATTGACAGAGAAGAGTGATGTGTATAGTTTTGGGGTTGTCCTGGCAGAGTTAGTAACAGGAATGAAGGCCCTTTCATTTGATAGGCCAGAGGCTGATAGAAACCTTGCACTGTACTTTGTTTCTTCAATGAAAACAGGTCAATTACTTAACATTGTGGACAACCAAATATTGCATGATGCAGATGTTGAGCAACTGAAAGAAGTTGCCAATATTGCAAATCGATGTTTAAAGGTGAAAGGAGAGGAAAGACCTACCATGAAAGAAGTGGCAGTGGAACTTGAGGGACTTCAAATTGTCGGAAAACACGGATGGGAAAGTGTTAGTTCATCTTCAGAAGAGACTGAAAACTTGATAAACTCAGCACCATCCGTTCTTTGTCTTGAAAGTGGCATCAATTTTGCTTTTGATTGCTTAAACCAGATTTCCACGTCTTTGGGAAGTGGAAGATGA